In a single window of the Planctomycetia bacterium genome:
- the fdhA gene encoding formaldehyde dehydrogenase, glutathione-independent translates to MASTSTNRGVVYKGPGNVEVEGIDFPKLVDPRGKRAEHGVILKIVATNICGSDQHMVRGRTTAAIGLVLGHEITGEIIEAGRDVEFCKVGDLVSVPFNVACGRCRTCREQQTGICLTVNPERAGGAFGYVDMGGWVGGQAEYVMVPYADFNLLKFPDKDQAMAKIRDLTCLSDILPTGYHGAVTAGVGPGSTVYIAGAGPVGLAAAAAAQLLGAAVVIVGDMNERRLAHARTFGCETVDLKQSGSLGDKIAQILGVPEVDSAVDCVGYEARGHGAEASSEAPAAVLNAAMEITRTGGAIGIPGLYVTDDPGSKDAAARKGSLSIRFGLGWAKSHALHTGQTPVLKYNRQLMMAILHNRIQIAKAVNVVVITLDDAPRGYADFDEGVAKKFLIDPHGVLKNAG, encoded by the coding sequence ATGGCCAGCACGTCAACGAATCGGGGCGTCGTGTACAAAGGCCCGGGCAACGTGGAGGTGGAGGGCATCGACTTTCCCAAGCTCGTGGATCCCAGGGGCAAACGAGCCGAGCACGGTGTGATCCTCAAGATTGTCGCCACGAACATCTGTGGCAGTGATCAGCACATGGTGCGTGGCCGCACCACGGCTGCTATTGGCCTGGTGCTGGGTCACGAGATCACGGGAGAGATCATTGAAGCCGGGCGTGACGTGGAGTTCTGCAAGGTCGGAGACCTGGTGTCCGTGCCGTTCAACGTCGCCTGCGGCCGCTGTCGAACATGCAGGGAGCAGCAGACCGGCATTTGCCTCACCGTCAATCCCGAGCGGGCGGGCGGCGCGTTCGGCTATGTGGACATGGGCGGATGGGTGGGGGGCCAGGCCGAGTACGTCATGGTCCCGTACGCCGACTTCAACCTCCTCAAATTCCCCGACAAGGACCAGGCCATGGCGAAGATCCGTGACCTGACCTGTCTGAGCGACATTCTCCCCACCGGTTATCACGGCGCGGTCACCGCGGGCGTCGGCCCGGGTTCGACGGTTTACATCGCCGGCGCCGGCCCGGTGGGCCTTGCGGCCGCCGCGGCGGCGCAGTTGCTGGGCGCGGCGGTGGTCATCGTCGGTGACATGAACGAGCGGCGGCTCGCGCATGCGCGCACCTTCGGCTGCGAGACCGTGGATCTCAAACAGTCCGGCTCACTCGGAGACAAGATTGCGCAGATCCTCGGCGTTCCCGAGGTGGACAGTGCGGTGGATTGTGTCGGCTACGAGGCGCGCGGTCACGGCGCGGAAGCGAGCAGCGAAGCCCCCGCGGCCGTGTTGAATGCGGCCATGGAGATCACCCGCACCGGTGGCGCGATCGGCATCCCCGGACTGTACGTCACCGACGACCCCGGCTCGAAGGACGCCGCGGCGCGCAAGGGGTCGCTCTCGATCCGCTTCGGGCTTGGCTGGGCCAAGAGCCACGCCTTGCATACCGGGCAGACGCCGGTGCTGAAGTACAACCGCCAGCTCATGATGGCCATCCTGCATAACCGAATCCAGATCGCCAAAGCGGTGAACGTCGTGGTCATCACGCTCGACGACGCACCGCGCGGCTACGCCGACTTCGACGAGGGCGTCGCCAAGAAGTTCCTCATCGATCCGCACGGTGTCCTGAAGAATGCCGGATAG
- a CDS encoding DNA starvation/stationary phase protection protein: MTQQVINALRQTVASTYALISQLHVCHWNVRGKSFFSLHDAFEAQYTELFSAVDAIAERIRAIGGLAPGGLGTLARMAEIKEVAEDATAEQMVTHLIEAHKKVLSDLAIARSMAAEAKDTPTEDMMIGRKKVHEKSIWMLTSFLG, translated from the coding sequence ATGACCCAACAAGTGATCAACGCATTACGCCAGACTGTCGCGAGTACCTACGCCCTGATTAGTCAGCTCCATGTCTGCCACTGGAACGTTCGCGGCAAGTCGTTCTTTTCCCTGCACGACGCATTCGAGGCACAGTACACCGAGCTCTTCTCGGCAGTAGATGCCATTGCGGAACGAATCCGAGCGATCGGTGGACTGGCGCCGGGAGGGCTCGGCACGCTCGCACGGATGGCCGAGATCAAAGAGGTCGCCGAGGACGCGACAGCCGAGCAGATGGTGACGCACCTCATCGAGGCTCACAAGAAGGTACTCAGTGATCTCGCGATTGCGCGTAGCATGGCCGCTGAAGCGAAAGACACACCGACCGAGGACATGATGATCGGACGGAAAAAAGTGCATGAGAAGTCAATTTGGATGTTGACGAGCTTTCTCGGTTGA
- a CDS encoding NAD(P)-dependent alcohol dehydrogenase, whose amino-acid sequence MKAFVMEGIGKTGFTEKPIPDVGPNDAVIKTTRALVCTSDVHTIKGAIGDRQNLTLGHEAVGVIHKLGSEVTGFKEGDRVLVGSITPCFQCDNCQRGYTSQCDGMLGGWKYANVKDGSFAEYFHVSDALANLCPIPDSISDDVAVYAADMLSTGFMGAEHANIPMGGTVAVFAQGPVGLMATVGARLLGAGQIIGVDGVAERLKLSRHFGADETIDFNKVDTVEAIMQLTNGKGVDSAIECLGAQTTFEACVKATRPGGTISVAGYFGHGDSVDIPRVEWGVGMGDKVIRTGLCPGGNVRMSRLLRLVERGRVDPSPLTTHRFAFKEVDKALRMMETKEDGILKPLIEFD is encoded by the coding sequence ATGAAAGCCTTCGTCATGGAAGGAATTGGAAAAACGGGATTCACGGAAAAACCGATCCCCGACGTGGGTCCCAACGATGCCGTCATCAAAACAACGCGAGCGCTGGTTTGCACATCAGACGTCCACACCATCAAAGGAGCGATCGGCGACCGGCAAAATCTAACGCTCGGACACGAAGCAGTGGGCGTGATTCACAAACTGGGTAGCGAAGTGACCGGCTTCAAAGAAGGCGACCGTGTTTTGGTCGGTTCCATCACGCCCTGTTTTCAATGTGACAATTGCCAGCGCGGATACACGTCGCAATGTGACGGCATGCTGGGTGGGTGGAAGTACGCCAATGTGAAGGACGGCAGTTTCGCTGAGTATTTTCATGTTAGCGATGCGTTGGCCAACCTTTGCCCCATTCCCGACTCGATCTCGGATGACGTCGCGGTGTATGCAGCCGACATGCTGTCAACCGGTTTCATGGGCGCCGAACACGCGAACATTCCCATGGGCGGAACCGTGGCGGTTTTTGCTCAGGGCCCCGTCGGATTAATGGCCACGGTCGGAGCAAGATTACTCGGAGCTGGACAAATCATCGGCGTCGATGGTGTGGCCGAGCGATTGAAGCTGTCCAGGCATTTCGGCGCGGATGAAACGATCGACTTCAACAAGGTCGATACCGTTGAGGCGATCATGCAGCTCACAAACGGCAAAGGCGTCGATTCAGCGATCGAGTGTCTGGGCGCACAAACCACTTTTGAAGCCTGTGTCAAAGCAACTCGTCCGGGCGGCACGATCTCGGTTGCCGGCTACTTCGGTCATGGAGACAGCGTGGACATCCCGCGCGTTGAATGGGGCGTTGGCATGGGCGACAAGGTCATTCGCACAGGGCTTTGTCCCGGCGGCAACGTTCGAATGAGTCGCTTGCTGCGTCTGGTCGAAAGGGGTCGCGTCGATCCAAGCCCGCTGACAACGCATCGGTTCGCATTTAAAGAAGTTGACAAAGCGCTGCGAATGATGGAGACAAAGGAAGATGGCATCCTCAAGCCGTTGATCGAATTCGATTAA